AACTCTTTTGTACCCATTGAGAGTACGCTTGAATGTGCATTCCGAGAATGAATAAAATAACAAGGGAGATTTTTTTAAAGAGACGCATGGCTATAATTTTTCTATAAAAAAAAGGAACATCAGAATGCTTGTCAAACATATTACACAAGAGGCGCTAAACACCCGATATAAAATTGAAAAGACCCCAATTCCCTTCATATTGATAAATCTCGCCTGTCGTCATGTATAACTCCCATTTCATCCAACATGAACCGCTTCTCGTGTAAATGACTTTCTCATGACGGTCAATCCTGCTATTATTGTGTAAAGTATCGTCGTGAAAATCTTCAAAGTATTTTCTTCTTCCGCGTATTTTTTGATCATCATTGCTTATCGCTGGGCCTATTCTACCGATGGGAAATTTGGCACAACACTTTTACTGGCAGTGGTGGATATGATCTGCGTTATTTCAGCATGCCTTATTATTAATCGCTTACTTGTACCCCGGTTACTTTTCAGGAAGTACTACTTTTCATTTACTTTTCTCTTCCTTTTCATAATCATTCTTTTTAGTCGGATATTTCAGTTTGCCGACTGGCAAATTCACATGCTTAGGGGAACAATGACGCCTCGACTTGAGGAACTCTCATCAAAATTTTCATATCAGATCTTCAATTCCTACATCATCATGGTGATCGGGACAGTTTTTGGTTTTACCATTGAAATGCTGACCAGACGAGTTGAATCTGAAAAACTGTTTGAACAATTACTCAAAGAAAAGACCGAAGCGGAACTTAATTTCTTAAAAGCGCAGATCAATCCTCATTTTCTTTTCAATTCGATCAATACAATATTCTTTCAGATTGAAAAGGAAAATAAAAATGCCAGATACAGTCTTTTGAAATTTTCAGAAATGTTGCGTTACCAGTTGTATGATTGCCGTGCCCGGGAAATTTCAATAGAGAAAGAAATCAATTATCTGAAAAGTTATGTCGAATTACAGAAATTACGAAAAGAAGAGAATTTTAAAATCTCTTTTGAATGCTCTGAATCAGTAAGAGAATTCAAAATTGCACCTTTGCTCCTCATCTCCTTTGTAGAAAACGCATTCAAACACGTAAGCAATTTTCATGAAAAAGAAAATGCGATTCGGATTTATCTTGATAAGAACGAGAACGTGTTTCAGTTTCAGGTTTATAATACAAGCGAAAGTAATAAAGGAAACCCTGATTACAAAGACGGAGGAATTGGTCTGAACAATGTGAAACGTCGAATGGAACTCATCTACAACGGCAACCATGACCTGAATATCCGTAAAGAGCAGAATTCATTTGAAGTCAATTTAAAAATACAGCTATGAACCCACTCAAATGCTTCATCATTGACGACGAACCTCTGGCAAGAAAAGGCATTGAGGAGTACGTGAATGAAATAGATTTTCTGACCTTAAGTGGTAAAGCGGAAAACCCGGTGAAAGCCTTCAGTTTTCTGTGCGAACACAAAGTCGATCTGATTTTCCTGGATATTCAAATGCCAAAGATGAGCGGAATAGATTTTATCAGAAACATGAAAAACCCTCCGATGGTAATTATCACAACCGCTTTTCCGGAATACGCGATTGAAAGTTATGAATTGGATATTCTTGACTATCTTCTGAAGCCTGTTCCTCTCGACAGATTTATCAAAGCCTGCAACAAAGCATACGACTACTATCTGTTGAAAAAACTATTGCCGGAAAATTCAGGGTTAAGTAAACCAAATGCCCAAGACAATCATTTCTATATAAAAAACGGGAACAAGTTTGATAAAATTTGTTTTGATCAGGTGCTTTACATTGAAGCAATGGAAAACTATGTATTGATTGAAACAAAAGAAAAGAAATATATCACTTATCTCACATTCAAAGGAATTGAAGCATCATTACCGCCGGATTTATTTGTCAAAGTTCACAAGTCCTATCTTGTTGCTTTGCATGCAATCGAAAGTATAAATGGAAATGAAATCAATGTCAGCAACAAACAAATTCCTATTAGTAGAAATTTTCGGGAACAGGCATTAAATAAAATTTTAGGAAAGAAATTGATAAAACGCTAATGAATAGTGCATTGAATTCTATTGCAAAAAAATGATTGACAATAAAACATTACGAGACAAATCCGGTATGTTGATTTGTAGCTTCAGAATATCTGAAAGAGAATTAAGCTTACTTTTCAGCCTTCACATCCATTCCCAGCTGGGCTTTTATGGAAGCGATGTCTGACTTAAACAAACTATTCTCGGCATGTAATTTTTCGTTTTCTGCTTGCAGAATTACAATTTGCCTGGCTAGCTCCTGAGTTGCAGAAACATTCAACATGGCAATTGCGTCATAGTCAACAGTACGGAAGTCACTCACTTCTTTTCCATAAATAAATGCCTGAGAAACATTCTCCTTGGCATCGAGTTCGAAAGATTCTTCTGAAAGAACAGCAGAGACTTGATTGTAATGGGTAGTTCCGGTAGGGTCAATCCATTTAACCTGGTCGCCTTTAACTAAATCGTGAGGCTTTGCCATTGTAACTTGTAAATTCCCATTAACATTTGTGAGTGATTTCGCAAGAGCGTAAATGTTCGGTATATGTGTTTTAATTGTATTTACTGCATTTGGAAAAACTTTTTCCACTTCTTGAGCAATAACTTTTTTCTGAATTTTATTCCCAAGAGTAATCGTATCAATGAATAAATAATCAGTAATCTTTATTTGGTTAAGTGTAATTAAATCTAGAGCCGAATTACTTCTTCCTGCTACATTCTTAAAACGCATATCCGAAAGTGTAGGTGTTCCATTGGTAGCAATAAAACTTTGAGTGGTGATAACATTTCCTTCAAAGATTGCCGTGGCAAGTCCACCGGTCCATGGCGTGAGAGTCGTCATCACAGCATGGTAATCAAAAAATCCAATATTAATATTATTGATAGTACCATTATTTCCAACCACATGCAATCGTGCTTTGGGTACAGTTGTTCCAATGCCAACCAGATTTCCTTTTACAATCAAGGCAGAAGCTCCTGTTCCTGTAGCAAGAATTAATTTCTGTGTACTGGATTCGGCGCGGAGAATCACATCACCTGCGACTGCATCAGGAGAAAACTGAGCATTTCCTGAAGCAAGAGCAAGTCTACCCTCAGTGCTGGTACGGCCCATTGAATAACACGTATTCGCACTTGCTGACCCACTTAAAATACGTATGGCTTCATCATTTGCATTAATTACTTCCAATTGTTTAGCAGGCGTCTCGTTGTTAATACCTACAAAACCTGCAGAGCTAATTGTCATTCGATTATTCGCATTTGCAGCAATTGGAGAAATGCTTCTCAAATGAAAATCCTGAGCATCATTAAAGTTCACATAATTGGGACCTGTAGTTCGTTGTAAATTGAGATTTGCATTGTTACCGTTAGCTCTTACTTCACCCGCCACTTCCAATTTTGATCCTGAATTTAGGACTGAGGTTCCAATTCCAACACTTCCCTCAATAATAACTCCGTTTACCGGTGCCGAAACTGACCCTGAATAACTCACGCCAATCGCGACAGATCCATCAACATCGAGCTTTGACAAAGGGTTTGTTGTTCCAATTCCAACAGAGCCTTCTATTATAGCTCCATTTGTTGGTGCCGGGATCAATCCTGAATAGGATGTCCCGATACTCACTGATCCTTCTACATCCAGTTTGGACACAGGAGAAACAGTACCTATTCCGACTGTTCCTTCAATAAGGGCTCCATTGTTTGGAGCCATAAACAAACCGGCATAATTTGAACCAATTGTTGTTCCTCCTTTAATATCCAGTTTTGAAACCGGAGAAGTTGTTCCGATTCCTACACTTCCGCCAATAGCATTATATAACAGATTATTGTTGGCGACCCACCTGCCATCTGATGAAGAATTATTAGATGCAGTTGTACTGGTACTCAATTGAATTCCGGTAACATTATCATCTAACCATTCCCAAAAGTCTGTTTTTAATACACTTGAACTCCCAAGTCCTATATAACCTTTGTTTCCAATTGCAAATCCAATTCCCAATTGCCTTGTCCCTCCCCCAACATTCGCGCGTTGTAGCCAGGAATTTGTAGCCTGATTGTATTCCCAAAAATCTTGAAATACTGTTGGTAGGCTGGGACCAGATCCCGTTCCAATGTATCCCCTTGAACCAATTGAAAATCCTACTGCATAAGTTCTTGCAACACCACTAAAGCTTGTCTTTTGAACCCATGCATTTGCAGCCTGATCAAATTCCCAAAAATCATTTAAATAAGTTGCACCAAATCCTCCTGTTCCCAAATATCCTTTTGTACCAATGGAAAATCCAACCGCACCGGTTCTTGCGACACCTCCAAAATTGTTTTTTTGAGTCCAGATATTTGAAGAAGGATCATATTCCCAAAAATCGTTCGTATAGATGGTTGATGTAACTCCCGTTCCAATATATCCCTTCGAGCCAATAGAAAAACCAACCGCACCGGTTCTTGCGACACCCCCAAAATTGGTTTTTTGAGTCCAGATATTTGAAGAAGGATCATATTCCCAAAAATCATTAAAATATACATTAAGACTATTCGCTCCGGTACCCACGTATCCTTTACTGCCTATTGAAAAACCACACGCATTATCCCTAGCACCTCCACCAAAGTTTGCTTTTTGTGTCCATGCATTTGTCGTTGGATCATACTCCCAAAAATCAGAAAAGGCAATACTCTGATCATTTCCAAGCCCGACATATCCCTTTGTTCCGATAGAAAACCCAATTCCACTTTGCCTTCCTGCTCCGGAAAAATTTGATTTTTGAGTCCAACTGTTCGTAGTTGGATGCGCAGGATCTGTTGCAACTCCTGTTACTTTCAATCCGCATGTCTTGATCCAATTTGAGCCATCATACATATCAATACACTGATCATCTGTATTAAAAATTTGCAGCCCCACCGCAGGCGAAACGATCGCATTGCGCTGTGTAGTACTCATACGCGGTATCAACAACCCTTTTGAAGTAGAGCTGATATCCAACAATGCAGACGCATTCGGATTCGTAGTTCCTATTCCAAGATTCGTTGCTTTATTTGTCAATGTACTATCTACAATCCAGGCCGTTCCATTCCATCGCAAAGTATTTCCATTGCTTATTCCACTCGTCAGGTCACTGCTTTTGCCTGCTAACAATGCGTATGGAACACTCATCATTTGAGTTGTACCCATATTGATATAGTTTGTTCCACCGCTAACATCCATTTCAACTTGTAAAAATTTTGCGGATGTAGCCCAATTCACTGAACTTATAGTGCCAGTGAGCGGAGTCCCTTGTCCAAAGTTCACACTGAACAAGCCAAGTGCATTCGTAGTGGTGCTATGAAATTCTTTATAACTAATGCTTCCTCCGGCAGACCCTTCGTGCAAACTGAAACGAAGCGAAATCGCCTGATTGCTGATCAGGTTGCCGGAATTATCCCTGGCAACAGCCTGATAAGGAATAGCAAGTGGCGCCTGGCTGTAAGACAATTCAAAACTTAACAGGCAGATGAAAATAATTAGATGTGCTTTCATGGTTATATGGTTTGTAGTTTGAATGCGTTGAAGAAAATTCTAATAAAAATCAAAACGAAGTATCATCAAAAGGATTATTAAGAACAATGTATAAATTAAATGTTTTCATCCAAAATTTTATTAAAATTTCATTGCTTATATAATTTGGACTGTTTCAGAAATTTGTGACGGAAATTGAAATAATGATTTCTGAATGGACATCACTAGTTTCCGATTAGTTTAAGCTAAGTTCCAATTGGTTATAAATTTGTTCTTTAACATTTTGATTGACAAGGTCTGAAAGTAGTTGATTTAACTGGGTTTTATCTAAAAGTGAGACCCTAAAATCTGTAAAATTTCGTAATATCTACGATTTAGCTTAAGTCGACTTCTGATAATTGCAATCAAGTATAAGTGATAATGGCAATATAGATTTGTGTCTTCACGGCATTTGAGGAAGTCCCCAAAAGGATTTCATTTTTAAATGCTGCTTAATCCATTTGAAGAATAATTCGATTATCCATCTGTATTTATATAGCGGAAAAGCAGAAAATCCGAT
The sequence above is drawn from the Bacteroidota bacterium genome and encodes:
- a CDS encoding response regulator transcription factor; translated protein: MNPLKCFIIDDEPLARKGIEEYVNEIDFLTLSGKAENPVKAFSFLCEHKVDLIFLDIQMPKMSGIDFIRNMKNPPMVIITTAFPEYAIESYELDILDYLLKPVPLDRFIKACNKAYDYYLLKKLLPENSGLSKPNAQDNHFYIKNGNKFDKICFDQVLYIEAMENYVLIETKEKKYITYLTFKGIEASLPPDLFVKVHKSYLVALHAIESINGNEINVSNKQIPISRNFREQALNKILGKKLIKR
- a CDS encoding histidine kinase, which produces MKIFKVFSSSAYFLIIIAYRWAYSTDGKFGTTLLLAVVDMICVISACLIINRLLVPRLLFRKYYFSFTFLFLFIIILFSRIFQFADWQIHMLRGTMTPRLEELSSKFSYQIFNSYIIMVIGTVFGFTIEMLTRRVESEKLFEQLLKEKTEAELNFLKAQINPHFLFNSINTIFFQIEKENKNARYSLLKFSEMLRYQLYDCRAREISIEKEINYLKSYVELQKLRKEENFKISFECSESVREFKIAPLLLISFVENAFKHVSNFHEKENAIRIYLDKNENVFQFQVYNTSESNKGNPDYKDGGIGLNNVKRRMELIYNGNHDLNIRKEQNSFEVNLKIQL